The Aspergillus luchuensis IFO 4308 DNA, chromosome 4, nearly complete sequence DNA window CACGACGACGGTGGATAACCCGGCTGCACCGAACCTAAAGATAGACACGAAGAGTCTTCCCGATCCATCGGTGCCTGCCGTGGGTCAGACGCAGCAGACGTTCTTGGTTGAGGGGCGTGGGCCATTTACGGAAGCGCCGACGATCCGCATTTCATATCTTGCGGGAGCGCTCCAGGCATACACGTTACAGCTGCCCATTCTCATGCACCGATACATGGAGCCATCAGCGTTGTCGGCAGAAGATTTCTTCAAGCGCTGGCGGCAGATTGGTGGGGGCCCGCTGGAGGCACAGAAAACATTTGGCGTTACAGCGCGCCACAAGGAAATTGGCGAGTCGTTCACACGACGGGTGGTGGAAGGCTTTGGGTGGAAGATCCTGGACAACGTGGATCCGAATGCGAAGAACATCGTGGGCTGCGCAGTGTACCAGTTTGCTGAGGGCAAGACGGGCTGTCTCCTGCGACTGGAGCCCAACTATGAGAGATCGGTAAGTTTGCTCCCTTCACCATGTTAATCCCGTCGAGGACTGCAAGGAGTGAGCTGACTATATGACTTAGATGTACCGCATCACGATCCGCGCGACACAGGAATCGGTGCCGCAGGCATTGGCCAAGCTGATGGAACAGAAGCTGTCACAGGGAGAGCGAGGAGACAGTGGGCGATGATGCTCGGGGTGTGTCATGCTGCATGTTTGATTCTTCGTACTCCGCCAGGTGGCAGTTGGCGGGGGGtgtatttattattgatatCGCACATATATACCTGGGACATGCGGGAcgcttgttcttttctttcatcttAATGTACAGGCAGCAGTCGAAGTTACTGTCTTggtttcccttcctctcccatctcttttcctcccttAAGAATGCATGATGCTTATAGAACACGTCGTGAATCGTAACACCTTTTAATGGACTCAAACCACCCTGGCCTGATCCTTGGGCGGCCTATCCCCAAAGATAGTCGTCCCAACGCGAACCTCATCACTACCCAGAGCAATAGCACCCTCGAAATCCTCACTCATGCCCATACTCAACTCCAACTTGgcctcctcccccagcaaGCCCAACTCCTTGACCACACGATCCCTGGTCTCCCTTAGACACACAAAatcctcattctcattctccgGCGTGGTAGCCTTCGACCTGGCAATGGCCCCAATGGTCATAACCCCCTGCAACCGCAACCGGGGACACTTATCCCTAATAAAGCGACACAATTCCAGCGCGCCATCGCCCGGCTCCACCCCACTCTTATTCTCCTCCCCAGAGGTATTCACCTGCACAAACAccctcaacctctcctcATGATTCGTCGCCTTCACCTCAGcactcctctctccccacccTTTATCCAACAACGACGCCTTCTTGGTACTATCTACGCTCTCGACGGCCCAGAGCGCGGGGGTATCTCGCGCCAGAGTCACGCATTTATTGCTCTGCAGGCCGCCGATGAAGTGCCatttgatggtggtggggaggagacgGGCTTTCTCTTGGAGTTCTTGGAGGTAATTTTCGCCAAAGTGGGTTTGAtgtgtgggtgggttggtaGTGTGGAGGGTAAGGATGTCACTGGCGGGTTTGAGTTTGGAGACGGCGACGAGACGGGGTGGGGTGGTTTttggagatgaggtggtTGCGGTGTTGATGCGGGCTGTTACGGTTGCgaggttggtgaggagggtggtggtgcggg harbors:
- a CDS encoding YggS family pyridoxal phosphate enzyme (BUSCO:EOG09263BE5;~COG:S;~EggNog:ENOG410PMCC;~InterPro:IPR029066,IPR001608,IPR011078;~PFAM:PF01168;~go_function: GO:0030170 - pyridoxal phosphate binding [Evidence IEA]) codes for the protein MTTSIRPSTPTRTTTLLTNLATVTARINTATTSSPKTTPPRLVAVSKLKPASDILTLHTTNPPTHQTHFGENYLQELQEKARLLPTTIKWHFIGGLQSNKCVTLARDTPALWAVESVDSTKKASLLDKGWGERSAEVKATNHEERLRVFVQVNTSGEENKSGVEPGDGALELCRFIRDKCPRLRLQGVMTIGAIARSKATTPENENEDFVCLRETRDRVVKELGLLGEEAKLELSMGMSEDFEGAIALGSDEVRVGTTIFGDRPPKDQARVV